The sequence TTAGTGGCTTGATATCTGCTGCTTACATTGCGTTTATTGTTGCAGGTTTAACAGAGGAGTTTTTCAAGAGAGAAGTTGTAATAAGAACTGCTTTTAATCATGAGGCATTTAATGAAAAGCTTGATGGTATTGTCTATTGTATATTTTCTGCATTAGGTTTTGCCTTGGTTGAAAATATTGTTTATGTTGTTTTTAGGTTTTCAACAAATCCACATGTTGGATTATATAGAGGTATATTATCAGTGCCAGCACATACACTGTTTGCTGTAACTATGGGTTATTATTTATCATTATCTAAATTTTCAAACAATAAAGCTGAAGCTAAAGAATTTTTTAGAAAATCATTAACTGTACCAATTATATTTCATGGAATATTTAATTTTATATTAATGTCAAATATACCAATGCTAATGGGTATTTTCATACCATTCGTTGTTTATTTATGGGTTATAAGCTTAAGAAAGTTAAATTTATATTATAATGAATCTAAAAGTACATTTATAAAGACGTCGAGAGATACTGATATCAAAAAATAAATATAATTAACTTTAGGCTATTAAATTAAAAGTTTTTTTAATGAATATATTGGCTTATAATATATAAATTTTTGATTGTATATAATTTATTGAAAAAATAGAGGGAGTAATTATTTATATGAAACGAAATTATATGCTTGATAATTATATTAATTTAGCAGAAAAGTTTCGACTGGAAAATAAACTTTTTAAGTCAGTGGGATTTTTAAAGAAGGCATTTAATTATGCACAAGGTAGAGATAAGTACGAAATTTTATTAAAGATGGGTTTAATTTATGATGAGATAGGTAATTATACATTAGCTGAAAGAAAATATGAACAAATTTTAGAAATTAATCCCAATGAACCTAGAGCATTTTATGGACTAGCTATATTATATGATGAGCAGAAAAAACATGATAAAGCAATTAAATACTATGAGAAAGCAATTGAGTTAAAACCCGATTATGATAGAGCATATTTTTTCTTGGCGGATACTTGGGATAGTATTGGAAATAAAGAAAAAGCAATAAAATATTATAAAAAGACAATAGAACTTAAACCAGATGACTTTTGGGCATACATAAATTTAGGGTCAATATATGAAGAAATAGATAAAAATCAAAATGCATTAGATATGATTGATAAAGCTTTGAAGTTAAAATCAGACAATTTCTTAGCATTATTTAACAAAGGTGTAATAATAAATAAACTTGGGCAAGTAGAAGAGGCTATAGATTATTACATGCAATCTATAGAACAAAATCCAAAATATCCTTATAGTTATTTAAATTTGGCTGTAATATTTAAGGATAAATTAGATTATGATTATGCTATAGATATTATAACACTAGGTATTAAAAATAATAATAAATCAGCATTTTTATATTATAATAGAGCTTGTTTTTATGTACATAGAGGTAATTTAAAAGAGGCACTTGAAGATGCTGTGAAAGCAGTGGAATTGAATGATTATTTTATTGATTACATAAAGAATGATGAAGAATTGGATCCTATAAAAGACTTATATGATTATAAGGAATATTTTAATAAGTAATACATATAATAAAGTCCCTTTTAGGGGATTTTATTGTTTATAAGAGTTTGATTTTTCAGATAAATGTATAAGCAGGGTATTATTCTATTGAAAGTAATACTAAAATTCTATTATACAATAGTAATAGCTAATATATTTAAGGAGGGACGATATGAATGAAAATGTAGGTTTTGTATATGAAAAAATGGCAGAAAGAACTATTGAAAATTTGAAAAAAGGAAATATAAACGGATATTTTTTACAAGACGAAAAAGAAGCTATAGAAACCATAGAGTCAATAGTAAAAGAAGGAGCGACTGTTTCAGTAGGAGGATCAATGACTTTATTTGAAACAGGTATATTAGATTATCTTAGAAATGGTAAATATAAATTTTTAGATAGATATCAAGAAGGACTTTCTAAAGAGGATATTAAAGAGATATATAGAAAAACCTTTTTTGCAGATGCATATTTTACAAGTGTTAATGCATTGACTGAGCAAGGTGAGATTTATAATGTAGATGGTAATGGTAATAGAGTTGCAGCAACTTTATATGGTCCTGATAAAGTTATTTTCATTGTAGGTATCAATAAGTTAGTTTCAGAGATGAAGTATGCTGTAGAAAGAAATGAAAACTTAGCAGCACCTGCTAATGCTAAAAGATTGAACAAGCAGACACCTTGTACTAAAACAGGAATTTGCATGAATTGTTTAAGTAAAGAAAGAATATGCAGAAAATATGTTGTTATAAAAGGGGATATGGATAAAGACAGAATGCATGTTATTATCATAAATAAAAATTTAGGATACTAAGAGGTGAAGTATGAAAATTACTTATTTAGGTCATTCGGCCTTTTTAATTGAAGGAGAAAAAATAAAATCATTAATAGATCCATTTATAAGTGGTAATCAAAATTGTCCTGTAACTGTTAACGATTTAAACAACATTACACATATATTTGTTACACATGGTCATGGAGATCATTTAGGCAATACTGTAGAAATAGCAAAGAAAAATAATTCATTAGTAATATGTAATTTTGAATTAGGTTTTTATTTAGGTAACAAAGATATAAATGTCCATACAATGCATATAGGGGGGAAATATAATTTTGACTTTGGTTTTGTAAAAATGGTGACTGCATTACATGGTTCTGGTATAATTAACCAAGATGGCACTGTAACAAATGGAGGAAATCCATGTGGTTTTTTAATAGAAATAGATAATAAAAAAATCTATCATGCAGGCGATACAGCACTGACAATGGATATGAAGCTTTTAGAAAAAGAAGATATAGACGTTGCTATATTACCAATAGGTGGAAATTACACAATGGATATAGAGGATGCAGCAAGAGCAGTTGAGTTCATAAAGCCAAAATTAGTTATACCAATGCATTATAACACATTTCCGGTAATAAAAGCTAATCCAAATGATTTTAAAGAAAAGATAAAAACTGCTGAGGTTAGAATTTTAAACAATGGAGAGTCTATAGAAATATAAATGTGTTATAAAAATCAATTCAATAAAATAAACAGCAAGATTAAATCATATTCCCTTAATAAATTTCTTTTTCTTTTAAAGATGATAAAGAGGAAGTAAAAATACTTCAATAGAGTTTTTTACTTCCTCTTTATTCAATAATTTGTTAATTATAAAAAAAAATGAAATTACATGTTGATAAAATATGCTACTAGTGATAGAATAATAATATATTTAGTTAAACGTTTACTCTAATTTGAAAGTGTGATTATATGAGCAATAAAAAATATACAATTAAAGACATTGCTTTGGAAGCAGGAGTTTCTATTGCTACAGTTTCAAAAGTTTTAAATAACAAAGATAAGAATATTAGTGATAATACTAGAAATAGAATATTAGATATAGTAAAAAAAAATAATTATATTCCAAACCGTGTAGCAAGTAGTCTTGTAACAAAGAATACAAAAACATTAGGATTAATTATTCCTGATATTACAAACCCATTTTTTCCAGCAATAGTACGTGGTGCTGAAGATATCGCAAATTTAATGGGATACAGTTTAATATTGTGTAACACTGATAATTCTATTGAAAGAGAGAAAAAAGCTATAGAAATGCTTACTGAAAAGATGGTTGATGGAATTATACTTGATTGTTCAGAGAGCTCAACTTATTATAAAAGTTTTTTTAGAACAGATACACCTGTAATTTTAGTTGATAGCGATAGTAAGATTACCGGTGAAAATATTGTAGGCAAAATAACAATAGATAATTATAAAGGAGCCTATGAAGGAGTAACTTATTTAATCAATAAAGGTTATAAAAATATAGCTATGTTATCAGGACAAACCAATAGAAGCACTGGTTTACATAGATTAGAAGGTTACAAAGATGCTTTAGCTGACAATTTTATACACCTTACAGATGATTATATTGTAGAAGGTACTTTTGACACTGATTCAGGTAAGGTTGGTGTACAAAAACTTTTAGAAAGAAATATACCAATTGAAGCTATTTTTTGTGGAAACGATATGATTGCTATAGGTGCAATGAAAAAACTTAAAGAATTTGGTTATAAAATACCTGAGCAAATAGCTGTAATGGGATTTGATGGAATACATTTTGGTTCATTATATGAACCTAGTCTTACAACTATTAAACAACCATATTATGATATGGGTTATAAGGCTGGTGAGATATTAATAAATATTGTTAAAAATAAGAATAGAGAATTTGTAGAAGTTTTATTAGAATTTGAATTACATATAGGCGATAGTGCATAAAGCATGTTGACAATACAAAAGAGGAGTGATTTTTTGGGTAAGGTTATGGTTTTAGGAAGCATAAATATGGATTTAGTGACAACAACTCACCGTATGCCCAAAATAGGAGAAACTATTACAGGCAAAACCTTTAAACAAGTTGGTGGAGGTAAAGGTGCGAATCAAGCTTGTGCTATAGCTAGATTAGAATGTCCAGTATCTCTGGCAGGTTGTGTTGGAAATGATGTTTTTGGCAAAACCCTTGTAAACTCATTAGATAATGATGGAGTAGACATTTCAAAAATAAAATTTATTGATAAAGTTAGTACAGGCGTGGCAACAGTATTAGTAGATGATAGTGGAGATAATTGTATAGTTGTAATTTCTGGAGCTAATTATTGTATTGAAGAAAGTGATATTAAAGATATTATAGAAGAAAAAGCTTATGACGTAGCTTTAGCTCAGCTAGAGGTTGAAATGAACCTAGTGGAGAAGTTTTTAATCGAGTCAAAGAGAAATGGAAAATATACTATTCTTAATCCAGCACCAGCTAAGAAATTATCACAAGAGCTTATTAATAATGTTGATTTATTGATTCCTAACGAAACGGAGCTTGAAATATTAACTGATATAAAAATAAACAATTTTGATGATGTAATAAGGGGTTCTAAAATGTTATTAGAACAAGGTGTAGTAGAAGTTATTGTTACATTAGGAGATAAGGGGTGCGTTTATGTTAATAATAAAAAAATCAAACAATATAACGCTTATAAAGTAAATGCATTAGACACAACTGCTGCTGGAGATAGTTTTATTGGAGCTATAGCAGTTGGTAAAGCACAAGGTATGGATATAGATGAAGCAATACAAACAGCTACAAAAGTAAGTGCAATAACTGTAACGAGAAGTGGAGCACAAAGCTCGATACCTACCAAAAAAGAAGTAGAAGAATTTGAATTTAAGTAGAGAAGCTAAATTTTAATTTAGTGTGAATCGCTTGCTTAGTGGAAAAATTGAAAAACAACTACAATTAAGCAAATTAACAGGCATACCGTATTGGTATGCCTGTTGTTTAATATAGTAATAAATAAGCATGATTCTCCCTAGGGCGGGATTCATTTTTCTTCTTATTCAGTTAATAGAATAAAACAAAAGTTGCCTGGTGTAAATACAAAATAAATAATAAGTTAATAAAGATATGAACACGAACATAATATTTACAAAAATGGTAAATAGTTAGGTTGATTAACTTATAGAAAGTAACTCCGTGTAACTTTTATGTTACAAATATATTGTACTAGGGTGTAATTTAACATTAGAAAAATCTAAAAAATATGCTTTTATCCTAGTTAGAAAAATCTCTTATACCACTGAATTTAAAAATTAATTTAAAATAAATAGGGTATTATAGAGCTATTAATAATAAAATCGAGATCAAAAGACAAAATATAGCAAAAAATAAAATACGTGCAAAAAAATAAATAAGTTATATAATTGTTATAGATAGTCTTGCAAGGCTTTAAAAAAATCTTAGAGGTAAAAGTATATGAAAAAATCATTTATATTTCTTATAGTAATAATTTTATTTTTATTTATTTTTAAGAGTGTAGTATTTTTTTTCAATGAAAAGCAAAGTAAATTTGATAAAGAAATAAATCTAAAAGCAGATACATTTATGAATTTTAATAGTGAGATGCTTAAACAGAGCAAAGCAAATAATATGAAAAACATAACATGTTCAATTGTCGATCTAAAAGAAATAGTTTTTTTAAATACTCAAGGAAAACTTATTGGTTCATTGAATTATAATAATGGAGAAGTGGTTGATTTTGAACTTGTTGGTAAATTGAAAAATAGAGGTAAAGATAAGGATATTCTAGTTATTGCTGATTTAAAAGATTCTTTAGATAATTTTGAGGTTATAAATTGCAGTTTGTCAATATCACCAGGAAAAATGAATTTATTTAACAAAGAAGAATATCTAAGAAATAAACATCAAATTCATTCAGTGATATCATTAATATTTAAAGAAAAAGAAACAAACAGATTAACTTACATAGAATGGTTTAATCCTAATATTAATGTTGAAGATATTGTTAAAAAACAAAATATATTACCAAAAGCTGAAAGAGAAGAAATACTATGGCATAAGAAACTATTAGATTTTCATACAGGAATAAGTATCAGTTCGGTTGTTACTTATAAGGATTGTTTAATTGATGGGACTTATAAATCACGACCTGTTGAGACAGTAGTATTTTCTAATCAATATAATTATATGGGTGAAACATATGAGCAAGAATTAAAGATTAAAGAAGAGATTTATCTTAAAGATGTTCACGGTGATGCGGATATGTCAGCATGGATTAAGGTATGTAGTAATCGAACTATATGTCTTACAAATCCATTATATAGTTCAGATGAATCTTTTTTATCAGTTGGGAGAGGAGGACCAACAAAATTAAAGCTTATTATTCAAGGAAATGATGATGAGGTAGGTGGAGATGCTTTCTATAATATGAAATGGGATGTTAAAGGTGTTACTTCTACAGATATACAAACTGGATTAGATGCAAATATTTTGCATTCAAGGGTTAAATCTTATGTACCAATAAATTCAAATATTAGCGAAAAATTTTTAAGAGAATTGAATTTCAATAGAAAGTGGTGTTCTTTTACTAATGATATTGAAAATGATGAATTGACTAGATATGTTGAAGTTGAATTTAATAAAGAATACATGACTAATAGTGCAAAAGATAATCATAAATTTATTGTCGATTTTCATGTTAGAAAATATGATGAAATAGATCATGATGATGGAATGTTAATATTTAAATATTCATATTTTGTTTGGGATCAAATTGGACATAATCATATGAGGCGGTCAAATACCTTGATAGGTAATTATTCTTCATATCAATAATATACCTACTAAAATAGATACGGTTTGAGGCTAAAATTTCTTGGTGTAAATTTCCTGGCATAATTAGGAAGTTCTATGTTTGAAGTAAGGGTACAAAGAAGTTGTTTAAATAGCTAGGGTAAACCTTTGAGGGAAATGTGGCTCATTGTTTTTATGTTGAAGCCATACATGACATTTTTTACTCGGAGATACCTATCTTTTTCTGATTATATAAAGATGAAAAAATATAGGCATCAATGTCGTGGTCAAAAAATGTCATGTAGCTTCTAAAAGATTTATTGGTTTGAATTCTTTAGGGTTAGGCGTTGTGAGTACGA comes from Abyssisolibacter fermentans and encodes:
- a CDS encoding lactate utilization protein, producing the protein MNENVGFVYEKMAERTIENLKKGNINGYFLQDEKEAIETIESIVKEGATVSVGGSMTLFETGILDYLRNGKYKFLDRYQEGLSKEDIKEIYRKTFFADAYFTSVNALTEQGEIYNVDGNGNRVAATLYGPDKVIFIVGINKLVSEMKYAVERNENLAAPANAKRLNKQTPCTKTGICMNCLSKERICRKYVVIKGDMDKDRMHVIIINKNLGY
- a CDS encoding metal-dependent hydrolase; translation: MKITYLGHSAFLIEGEKIKSLIDPFISGNQNCPVTVNDLNNITHIFVTHGHGDHLGNTVEIAKKNNSLVICNFELGFYLGNKDINVHTMHIGGKYNFDFGFVKMVTALHGSGIINQDGTVTNGGNPCGFLIEIDNKKIYHAGDTALTMDMKLLEKEDIDVAILPIGGNYTMDIEDAARAVEFIKPKLVIPMHYNTFPVIKANPNDFKEKIKTAEVRILNNGESIEI
- a CDS encoding LacI family DNA-binding transcriptional regulator; its protein translation is MSNKKYTIKDIALEAGVSIATVSKVLNNKDKNISDNTRNRILDIVKKNNYIPNRVASSLVTKNTKTLGLIIPDITNPFFPAIVRGAEDIANLMGYSLILCNTDNSIEREKKAIEMLTEKMVDGIILDCSESSTYYKSFFRTDTPVILVDSDSKITGENIVGKITIDNYKGAYEGVTYLINKGYKNIAMLSGQTNRSTGLHRLEGYKDALADNFIHLTDDYIVEGTFDTDSGKVGVQKLLERNIPIEAIFCGNDMIAIGAMKKLKEFGYKIPEQIAVMGFDGIHFGSLYEPSLTTIKQPYYDMGYKAGEILINIVKNKNREFVEVLLEFELHIGDSA
- a CDS encoding tetratricopeptide repeat protein, translating into MKRNYMLDNYINLAEKFRLENKLFKSVGFLKKAFNYAQGRDKYEILLKMGLIYDEIGNYTLAERKYEQILEINPNEPRAFYGLAILYDEQKKHDKAIKYYEKAIELKPDYDRAYFFLADTWDSIGNKEKAIKYYKKTIELKPDDFWAYINLGSIYEEIDKNQNALDMIDKALKLKSDNFLALFNKGVIINKLGQVEEAIDYYMQSIEQNPKYPYSYLNLAVIFKDKLDYDYAIDIITLGIKNNNKSAFLYYNRACFYVHRGNLKEALEDAVKAVELNDYFIDYIKNDEELDPIKDLYDYKEYFNK
- a CDS encoding PrsW family intramembrane metalloprotease; translation: MDIRLLVIAAIPVFALGLGIYLTDRFDKEPFKLLIKVFVLGMLSAIPISIIEKILVSVNVFSGLISAAYIAFIVAGLTEEFFKREVVIRTAFNHEAFNEKLDGIVYCIFSALGFALVENIVYVVFRFSTNPHVGLYRGILSVPAHTLFAVTMGYYLSLSKFSNNKAEAKEFFRKSLTVPIIFHGIFNFILMSNIPMLMGIFIPFVVYLWVISLRKLNLYYNESKSTFIKTSRDTDIKK
- the rbsK gene encoding ribokinase, whose protein sequence is MGKVMVLGSINMDLVTTTHRMPKIGETITGKTFKQVGGGKGANQACAIARLECPVSLAGCVGNDVFGKTLVNSLDNDGVDISKIKFIDKVSTGVATVLVDDSGDNCIVVISGANYCIEESDIKDIIEEKAYDVALAQLEVEMNLVEKFLIESKRNGKYTILNPAPAKKLSQELINNVDLLIPNETELEILTDIKINNFDDVIRGSKMLLEQGVVEVIVTLGDKGCVYVNNKKIKQYNAYKVNALDTTAAGDSFIGAIAVGKAQGMDIDEAIQTATKVSAITVTRSGAQSSIPTKKEVEEFEFK